cttgttttaacatccatctgccagatttcataaatgcagctaatgctaacatgattccgacagacttaagcatcgctacggatgagaaaatctcatcgtagtcaactccttgaacttgtgaaaatactctttgccacaagtcgagcttcatagacggtaacattaccgtccatgtccgtcttcttcttaaagatccatttatctcggatttcatggcttcgagccattcgtcggaatatgggcccaccatcgcttctccatagctcgtaggttcatcgttgtccaacaacatgacttccaagacaggattacgcattactctgaagtagtacgcatcctcgtcgtcctacgaggtttggtagtgacttgatccgaagtttcatgatcactatcataagcttccacttcaattggtgtaggtgccacaggaacaacttcctgtgccctgctacacactagttgaagtgacggttcaataaccttatcaagtctccaccatcctcccactcaattctttcgagagaaacttttcctcgagaaatgacccgtttctagaagcaattacttttgcttccagatctgaaataggaggtatacccaactgttttgggttttctatgaagatgcatttatccgctttgggttcgagcttatcagcttgaaactttttcacataagcatcgcagccccaaacttttaagaaacgacaacttaggtttctctaaacggtgtcgtctcaacggaattgcgtggtgccctatttaaagtgaatgcggttgtctctaatgcttaacccataaacgatagtggtaattcgataagagacatcatggtatgcaccatatccaatagggtgcagttatgatgttcggacacaccatcacactatggtgttccaggcggtattaattgtgaaacactttccacaatgtcttagttgtctgccaaactcgtaactcagatactcatctctatgatcatatcacagatattttatcctcttgtcacgacgatcttcaacttcactctgaaattacttgaacctttcaataattcagacttgtgtttcatcaagtaaatattctcagcatctactcaaatcatctgtgaagtaagaacataacgatatccactgcatgcctcagcactcattggactgcatacatcaaaatgtattacttccaacaagtttctctcttgttccatcttactgaaaacgaggcctttcagtcatcttgtccatgtggtatgatttgcatgtctcaagtgattcaaaatcaagtgagtccaaacgatccatctgcatggagtttcttcatgcatatataccaatagacatggttcgcatgtctcaatcttttcaaaaacgagtgagtccaaagatccatctacatggagcttcttcatgcgttctataccaatatgactcaaatggcagtgccacaagtatgtggaactatcattactattttatatcttttggcacgaacatgtgtatcactacgatcgagattcattttaggtgcaagaccattgaaggtattattcaaataaatagagtaaccattattctccttaaattaataaccgtattgcgataaacataatccaatcatgtttatgctcaacgcaaacaccaaataacaattatttaggtttaacaccaatctcgatggtagagggagcatgcgatgcttgatcacgtcaaccttggaaacacttccaacacatatcgtcatctcacctttagctagtctccgtttattccgcagcttttatttcgagttactaatacttagcaaccgaaccggtatctaataccctggtgctgctaggagtactagtaaagtacacattcatataatgtatatctaatatacttctgtcgaccttgcctgccttctcatctaccaaatatctagggtagtactgcttcagtgaccgttcctctcattacagaagcacttagtctcgggtttggtttcaaccttgggattcttcactagagcagaaaacgatttgctgtttcacgaagtatcccttttgcccttgcccttctagaaactagtggttttactaaccatcaacaattgatgcttcttcttgatttctactttcgcggtgtcaaacatcgcgaatagctcaaggatcatcataactatccctgatatgttatagttcatcacgaagctctaatagcttggtggcagtgattatggagaaccatcactatctcatctggaagattaactcccactcgattcaagcgattgtggcactcagacaatctgagcacatgctcaacgattgagcttttctcccttagtctgcaggcttaagaaacttgtcagaggtctcatacctcttgacgtgagcactagtctgaaatcccaatttcagtcttcggaacatcttatatgttctgcgacgtttcaaaacgtctttggtgccacaattctaaaccgttagcattacgcactgaactatcacgtagtcatcaaaacgtgtatgtcagatgtttcgtaacatctatagacgacgctgaggttcagcacaccgagcggtgcgttaaggacataagccttctgtgcagcaatgaggacaatcctcagtttacggacccagtccgcataattgctactaccaactttcaactaaattttctctaggaacatatcttaaacagtagaactaaagcgtatgacataatttgcaaagaccttttgactatgttcatgataatttaattcatctgattaatgaactcccactcagatagacatccctctagtcatctaagtgatacatgatccgagtcaaactaggccgtgtccgatcatcacgtgagacggactagtcatcatcggtgaacacctccatgttgatcgtatctgctatacgactcatgttcgacctttcggtctcttgtgttccgaggccatgtctgtacatgctaggctcgtcaagtcaacctaagtgtttcacatgtgttctgaggccatgtctgtacatgctaggctcgtcaacacccgttgtattcgaacgttagaatctatcacacccgatcatcacgtggtgcttcgaaacaacgaaccttcgcaacggtgcacagttagggggaacacgtctcttgaaatttttagtgagggatcatcttatttatgctaccgtcgttctaagcaaataagatgtaaacatgataaacatcacatgcaatcaaatagtgacatgatatggccaatatcattttgctcctttgatctccatcttcggggcaccatgatcatctttgtcaccggcatgacaccatgatctccatcatcatgatctccatcattgtgtcttcatgaagttgtcacgccaacgattacttctacttctatggctaacgcgcttagcaataaagtaaagtaatttacatggcgttattcaatgacacgcaggtcatacaaaaaataaagacaactcctatggctcctgccggttgtcatactcatcgacatgcaagtcgtgattcctattacaagaatatgatcaatctcatacatcacatatatcattcatcacatcttctggccatatcacatcacatagcacatgctgcaaaaacaagttagacgtcctctaattgttgttgcaagtttttacgtggcttgtataggtttctagcaagaacgtttcttacctacgtaaaaccacaacgtgatatgccaatttctatttacccttcataaggacccttttcatcgaatccgttccgactaaagtgggagagacagacacccgctagccaccttatgcaactagtgcatgtcagtcggtggaacctgtctcacgtaagcgtacgtgtaaggtcggtccgggccgcttcatcccacaatgccgccgaaacaagataagactagtagcggcaagaagaattggcaacatctacgcccacaactactttgtgttctactcgtgcatagaaactacgcatagacctagctcatgatgccactgttgggtaacgtagcagaaattcaaaattttctacgcatcaccaagatcaatctatggagtttactagcaacgagagggaaggagagtgcatctacataccattgtagatcgcgatgcggaagcgttgcaagaacgcggatgagggagtcgtactcgtagcgattcagatcgcagttgattccgatctaagcaccgaagaacggtgcctccgccttcaacacacgtgcagcccagtgacgtctcccacgccttgatccagcaaggagagagggagaggttggggaagactccatccagcagcaacacgacagcatggtggtggtggaggagcgtggcaatcccgcagggcttcgccaagcaccgcgggagaggaggaggaagaggggtagggctgcgccaaaaaggagacgttctcatgtgtcttgggcagcccaaacctcaactatatataggggggagggggctgcgccccccttagggtttccacccccaagaggaggcggccagccctagatcccatcaagggggggcggccaaggggaggagaggggggcgccccactagatgggccctaaggcccatctggacctagggtttgccccctcccactctcccatgcgccttgggccttggtggaggggcgcaccagcccacctggggctggtcccctcccacacttggcccacgcagccttctggggctggtggccccacttggtggacccccgggaccctcccggtggtcccggtacattaccgatttcacccaaaacttttccggtgaccaaaacaggacttcccatatataaatctttacctccggaccattccggaactcctcgtgacgtccgggatctcatccgggactccgaacaacattcggtaaccacgtacatactttccctataaccctagcgtcatcgaaccttaagcgtgtagaccctacgggttcgggaaccatgcaggcATGACcaagacgttctccggtcaataaccaacagcgggatctggatacccatgttggctcccacatgttccacgatgatctcatcggatgaaccacgatgtcggggattcaatcaatcccgtatacaattccctttgtctatcggtatgttacttgcccgagattcgatcgtcggtatcccgataccttgttcaatctcgttactggcaagtctctttactcgttccgtaactcacatcatcccgtgatcaactccttggtcacactgtgcacattatgatgatgtcctaccgagtgggcccagagatacctctccgtttacacggagtgacaaatcccagtctcgattcgtgccaacccaacagacactttcggagatacctgtagtgcacctttatagccacccagttacgttgtgacgtttggtacacccaaagcattcctacggtatccgggagttgcacaatctcatggtccaaggaaatgatacttgacattggaaaagctctgagcaaacaaactacacgatcttgtgctaggcttaggattgggtcttgtccatcacatcattctcctaatgatgtgatcccgttatcaacgacatccaatgtccatggtcaggaaaccgtaaccatctattgatcaacgagctagtcaactagaggcttactagggacatggtgttgtctatgtatccacacatgtatctgagtttcctatcaatacaattctagcatggataataaacgtttattatgaacaaggaaatataataataaccaattcattattgcctctagggcatatttccaacaactctTTGGTTAGCCCAACTCCCTTACGAGTATCTAAGCAAATTACTCACTCTGTGTTAACAGGGTGGCGATTGATCGATAGTTGTTGTAGTCTTTGCGCCAATGTGTAAGCCCTTATTTTGTACCTAACAAGACTTGATGTTGATGAATGATAACCATTAACTAAGGTTTTGAAACTATATGTGTTGAGTGATGATGATCGATTGCTTGCTTGTTGGAATCTGTTGAAGTTATCCTCATTGATAGTCAAGGAATTGTTGCAGATGTTATCCTTATCTAGTTGGGATCTTATCTTTACAGTCTTGTTGCTTGATTCTCATGGTGAAAAAACATTTGTACAATTAGACTGTTACCTTCATTTGCCAAGGAATGTTGTCAGGAACTCTCAAAGTTGTCATGCAAACTCACTCGCCAGCTGTTCATATTCCTTGTCCAAAACCATGTCTACTCCATCCCAAATATTGCAACACAAGTTCAAGGTATATGTCACATTGGCTAATCTAAGGTAGAGATTATTGTACATGCGTGCTCAGCTGCTGAGCGGCGAGGGGAGACATCACCGACCTAGGTGCAATGGCAACATtggaaggggaggaggaggaagggcgACATGGGGAACTTGAAGGGGAAATGTGTGTATGGCGCCGCCCTCTTGTTGCTCGCGCATACCCATCCGCAAATCTGGGAACAAACCACCCACACTCCATCTATATCTCCACTGGTGACCACTTCACTTTTCGCATTGTCCAAGACAGAGAGACTCGTACATATGAAACTCATATTTAAAGTGCAAATACAAAGTAGATTCCGGGATCCTTGGAGCCCGAGTACAAAACCTTACAACAATACTTTATATGTCTCCATCTTAAAAAAAATTGCGGGGCAATCTTAAATTTATGGGCTACAAAAAAAATACAACACATGGATAAAAGTACATCGATTATTTGATATTATGGATCTAGAAATTATATACATATCCATAAATTTTATAACTATTGTTCATGGGTAGGGCACATGTCTCCTGATCACACAGGCAGTCCCCGATAAAGTCTATGCTAGCCACTCAAGCAGCATGCGTACTTACTTACACAACAAGGATGAAGCATCAATTTCACCAGCTAGCAAAAGATCAACAATGATTAGATAGCAATGTTGATTAATCTGACGATGCAAGTCCTCAATGGATACAACTAAACTTGACTAGCAAGAGATTCATGAACGATTTGATATAAAATCATCTCTATCACATACACTATCACAAGTTCACAACAAAAGATCATGTGCCAAGCACTGAAATACAATTTCACCATGAGAGATACAAGGAAGGATATATAAGATCTTAAACAGAACAGGCACAGTGGACACATAAATTTCATATAAAAAAAGGCCCGACCAAGATATGTCAGATATTAAGCACCGGATACAGCCCTGGCTTCATAAATATACCCAAGACACCTCTCTTGTCGGCAACATGTCTGCGTATCCTCCCAAACCCACCCTTGCCCCAACCCTCTCCCCATGAGTTTTTAAAGCGCCAATACTTAACACCGTCGGGATCCGTGCCATAACCCACAATCAAGACCGCGTGCCTTTTAGTTTCTTCTGGCAAGGTTTCATAGTCCATGATGCCTCCTTTGTAATTCAGCAAATCAGTTGTGCCCTGTAATCTGACAATCACGGGCTGCTTCGCTACTGCTTTCTCCAGTGCATCCTCGGTCCAGTAGACAAGGCGAAAGCCTGATATCCTTGCTGCTGGCTTTTTGCGCTTCTTGCAACCCGACATACTCATCCGAGCCATGTATGGGTAGGAGGATTCGCTCGAGAGTCCATTTTTTTGTATATACCAGAGAGCAAGAAGAGAGGTACCATGCTGGCAGCCTCTGTTCAGTATGTTGAAGTTGCAGTCAATGAGCTCTTGAACTGATAGGGAGATTGACTGTGAGGTCTTCAGATTGTGTACTGCTTCGACCGAGGCTACAGCAGCCATGGCCCAACAGCAGCCTACAAGAGTTAAGGTTGTGGTGACCATTGGTGTAAAGGGATCATGTGCTAAATGTAAATGCACGCTGGCTATGCCAACTGCCATGTCTATATATATTGTTAAATTGCACTAGCACGTGTAGCTGGAAATAAACCGCGATCTACTATGGAAGAAATTTAAACACACGCTAGCAGCGTAGAATATACAACCTCAAGACACTTACCGCAACCTTTTTGGTTCCTCACGACCGGAGAGACAACACCAGCTTCGACCCAGTCGATCTTTGACGGGCGGGCAGACTTCTCAGCTGCACGCTCTTCAATTTTCTTCATGTACCAAAGTCCAAGACCAACGCAACATGCAGGCATTACCATCACATACGTTCTGCGGTCCCTGAAAAATGATGGAACATACTATGTAATCACAATCCTGCAAAGCAGGACCTAAGGAAACTTTCTAAGCATTCTCAAATCTCAGTATCAGCCAACTCAGTCATTTTTTACCCGGGAAACCAGACAAAAGCTCTGTGTATATTCATATAGAGTTGACAGGTTATCTACTGCATCGTTAGCCTCCGAGGTAATGAGATCACGGCAAAATTGTTCATAAATATGCATATCAGCATCGAGGACAATTTCTAGCAAAATAAATGGCAGGGTTCGAGGGGATTCGCCTCGGGGCCCAATAGCGCACGGGCTGCCCCCTCAACTCAACCTTAATGAAAAGGTTATTTGTTGCTGAAACTTTGCATGAACATCAAATCTTTGATCCCTCaaagtttcagatttttttttcaaCTTTTTATGAATTTAATGTTCATGAGGGTGTAGGGGCACCCGGGAGCTGTTACACATTTCTCACACTGAATTCACGACCAATGACTTACGTCAACAATACTAATATATGTGCATCTGCTTCCAAAATCGCGTCTGTCATGCCACAATCGTGAACCCTACCGTCAATCCATCATATATATGTAGTGCTGTAGGGGATTCATTGCAGTACTAATTAAGCAACTGGCTGAGCAGCTATAGCACACCTCCAAACTGCAATACTATGATCTAGTCTTTGCTGAGGAAACATGATGCATGTTTACCTGATTTATGGACTATAATAAATCTACAAGTGACCTCGCAATGTCATAACTCATAAGAATAAGATTTACCAGTACCTGCTAAAGCGACGGCCAGCAGTATCCCAAGAATTCCTCTGAGACTGAAATTCGATCACCAGAACACGTTAAGTTTAATCGCACAAACGCTGAGAGAGAGGGAAAGTAAGCGAGAGGCGAGGCGTACGTGTAGGTATCGAAGCCTTGGCCTCAACGGCGAGCTGCATAACCACCGGCGCGCCAGGGTCCTCCCCACGGCGCCAAACGGCGGACGAAACATGCCAGCTGCGTGCACCTCGTATCTCTACCGCTCGGTCGGCCATGGATCCAAtggatatggaggaggaggaTTTGGGCCGAACGTACTTTTTTTTTTCTAAAACACGGGCCAAACGTAGTTGAATCGGAGTCTCAGACGATCAACCGTGGTTCAATCCTACTATGTACTAGTAGTACCTTTCTTTTCCCTGCCTTTTTTCCTGCtaggcctcaagccatttatttTTTTTTTGGAAAGGTGCAGTGTCTTCTTATACGACCTTCTATTTTCATGTTTTTTGATGAAAGACATTTTCACCCAATCAATGTATGAGCGGATAGTCTCATAGGATCACACTTAGCAAATGTCCGACCTCtacataagagcatctccaacagaggTGCTAAATAAGCCGCGCGCCCGAATAAACGACTTTTTAGCATGCGCGCGACCGAATCAGCAGCTCCAGGCAGACGTGCAAAAATCGCGCGCACGCTAAAAACTACTCCGTGCGCCGAACAGAGCGGCCTCGCTTGCTGGTTTTTTCGGGCGTCCGCTACCGCGCACTATACAGCGACTCGCCCGCGCGAATGTCCACCAACCGCCGGATCTAAAATATCCACTCGCGCGCGCGACTTCTCCATCCTCTCCGGCGACCCGTCGGCGCTTCCCCCGCCGTTCCCCACCACGCGCGCCGCTTCCCCCTCTTCCCCGGTGGCCGTCGCGGCCGCCCCTCAAGCGCCCCATTCCACCGACGAACAGCGCCCGGCGGGGGTTTGCAGCTCGACGCCCACAAGGTGTTTGACAAAACGCTTGCAAGGTGTATATTGGTACTGAACTTCATTTTTGTAGATGAATTTGGAGCATGTTGTTTGTAGTATTAAATAttagtttgaattcaaatttataGATGAGTTCATCCCATGATTCATCTTCAAGAGGAGGAGGACCTTGCAATGGTCCTAGCTATGCACATCAACAAAAAGCCGAAGCACGGTGGTTCGGTTTTTGGTCGTCAGAAATTGTGGAGGGAAAGGATCGATGCTGACAACAGATTGATGATGAACTATTTCGCGCAGATTCCCATATACCCCGAGTCCTACTTTCGGCGCCGTTTTAGGATCAGCATCAAGTTGTTCAAACACATTGCAGAGAAACTGACGAGCCATGATCGGGTTTTTCAGCAAAGGAGGAATGTCGTCGGAGAACTCGGGCATAGCACCTTTCAAAAGGTGACCGCCGCTTTGCGTATGTTGACATACGGAATTCTGGTGGATCTAGCTGATGATCACTTGGCCATGGGTGAGAGCCAAGCCATCATGTGTGTCAAGCGCTTCGCGGTTGGAGTCGTGCAAGTGTTTGATCCGGAATATTTGAGAGCTCCCAATGCTGAAGACGCCTCAAGACTTTTGGAGATGAATAAAGCTCGCGGGTTCCCAGGTATGCTTGGCTCAATAGATTGTATGCATTGGAGTTGGAAGAACTGTTCTAAGGCATGGCATGGACAATTCCACAAGCAGAAAAAAGGTTCTACTATAATCCTTGAAGCAGTGGCTGATCAGGAGACTTGGATTTGGCATGCTTTTTTCGGAATGGCAGGATCTTTGAACCACATTAATGTTGTTCAACGGTCACCACTCATGAATAGTATTGCAAATGGTGAACTGCCACCGGTGCAGTTTGTAGCAAATAGTCGTACATACAACTATGGCTATTATCTTGCGGATGGCATCTACCCAAGGTGGCAAACATTTGTGAAGCCGTTGAAAAAACCGTAAGGTAAGAAAATTGTTGATTACCACAATGCTCAGGCGGCGGCTAGGAAATATGTGGAGAGAGCTTTTGGGATTTTGCAGGCCCAATTTGCTATTGTGAGAGGACCGGCTAGATTTTGGGATCAAATATGCTTTGGTACATCATGAacgcttgtgtgatcatgcataaCATGATCATCGAGAACGAGCGTGGGCAAGATTTGGACTATTCTCGTATGAGTTGTTGGGACGTCCTGTACGAGGGTTGAGAGGGTGGCCCGCTTTGTTGTCTCCTACCATGCCATTCGACGTGCCGAAATGCATGATGAACTTCAGAAGGATCTAGTCGAGGAGTGGTGGGCATGAAATGGCCGATAAAATGGATGATGTTATATTTGTTGTATTGGTCATGAACTATTTGTTGTATTGAACTTTAATTATTTGTTTGAGTTGTAATAATAATTGAACTATTTTTTGTCGATTTATTTTGTGTGTGTTTGATCTTCTTTGTTTCACATTGAATGCAAAATGTTGTTTGTGTTGGGCGTGTGCGCTCTATTTTACAGCGCCTGCTGAAGCGGCACTCTCGCGCGCTAAAAATTTTGGGTGCCTGGTGAAGCAATTGACTAGTTCGACGCGCAAAAGCGCAATTTCGGCAT
This genomic window from Aegilops tauschii subsp. strangulata cultivar AL8/78 chromosome 4, Aet v6.0, whole genome shotgun sequence contains:
- the LOC109762616 gene encoding ervatamin-B-like is translated as MADRASQRNSWDTAGRRFSRDRRTYVMVMPACCVGLGLWYMKKIEERAAEKSARPSKIDWVEAGVVSPVVRNQKGCASVEAVHNLKTSQSISLSVQELIDCNFNILNRGCQHGTSLLALWYIQKNGLSSESSYPYMARMSMSGCKKRKKPAARISGFRLVYWTEDALEKAVAKQPVIVRLQGTTDLLNYKGGIMDYETLPEETKRHAVLIVGYGTDPDGVKYWRFKNSWGEGWGKGGFGRIRRHVADKRGVLGIFMKPGLYPVLNI